A section of the Ovis canadensis isolate MfBH-ARS-UI-01 breed Bighorn chromosome 1, ARS-UI_OviCan_v2, whole genome shotgun sequence genome encodes:
- the ACKR4 gene encoding atypical chemokine receptor 4: MALEYNQSTDYYYEENEMNDTHDYSQYEVICIKEEVRKFAKVFLPAFFTIAFIIGLAGNSTVVAIYAYYKKRRTKTDVYILNLAVADLFLLFTLPFWAVNAVHGWVLGKFMCKVTSALYTVNFVSGMQFLACISTDRYWAVTKAPSQSGVGKPCWVICFCVWVAAILLSIPQLVFYTVNHKARCIPIFPYHLGTSMKASIQILEICIGFVIPFLIMAVCYFITAKTLIKMPNIKKSQPLKVLLTVVIVFIVTQLPYNIVKFCQAIDIIYSLITDCDMSKRMDVAIQITESIALFHSCLNPVLYVFMGTSFKNYIMKVAKKYGSWRRQRQNVEEIPFESEDATEPTSTFSI, encoded by the coding sequence ATGGCTTTGGAATACAACCAGTCAACAGATTACTATtatgaggaaaatgaaatgaatgacaCTCATGACTATAGTCAGTATGAAGTGATCTGTATAAAAGAAGAGGTCAGAAAATTTGCAAAAGTTTTCCTACCTGCCTTCTTCACAATAGCTTTCATCATTGGACTTGCAGGCAATTCCACTGTAGTGGCGATTTATGCCTATTACAAAAAGCGGAGAACCAAAACAGATGTGTACATCTTGAATTTGGCAGTGGCAGATTTATTCCTTCtattcactttgcctttttgGGCAGTTAATGCAGTTCATGGGTGGGTTTTAGGGAAATTcatgtgcaaagtcacttcagccTTGTACACAGTCAATTTTGTGTCTGGAATGCAGTTTCTGGCTTGTATCAGCACAGACAGATACTGGGCAGTAACTAAAGCTCCCAGTCAATCGGGAGTGGGAAAACCATGCTGGGTCATCTGTTTCTGTGTCTGGGTGGCTGCCATCTTGTTGAGTATCCCTCAGTTGGTTTTTTATACAGTAAATCATAAAGCTAGGTGCATTCCCATCTTTCCATACCACCTAGGAACATcaatgaaagcatcaattcaaatCCTGGAAATCTGCATTGGATTTGTAATACCCTTTCTTATCATGGCAGTGTGCTACTTCATCACGGCAAAGACACTCATCAAGATGCCTAATATTAAAAAATCTCAGCCCCTCAAAGTTCTGCTCACAGTGGTCATAGTTTTCATCGTCACTCAATTACCTTATAACATTGTCAAGTTCTGCCAAGCCATAGACATCATCTACTCCCTGATCACTGACTGTGACATGAGCAAACGCATGGATGTTGCCATCCAAATCACAGAGAGTATTGCACTCTTCCACAGCTGCCTCAACCCAGTCCTGTATGTTTTCATGGGAACCTCTTTTAAAAACTACATCATGAAAGTTGCCAAGAAATATGGATCCTGGAGAAGACAAAGACAAAATGTGGAGGAGATTCCTTTCGAATCTGAAGATGCTACAGAGCCAACCAGTACGTTCAGCATTTAA